One region of Thermovirga sp. genomic DNA includes:
- a CDS encoding NADH-quinone oxidoreductase subunit H has product MTLIQFKVLAGIGLLFFSLLVSLLYEGVDRIIHARMQLRLGPPLFQPFYDILKLLGKENIVPRRAIPWAFNGAPWVSAAAAMMILLYVPMGSLPPLLTGSGDLILILYLLGLSAVALAVGGFASGSTYANVGAQREMTLMMSYELPLAVVIITLAWFSYRTGMPGDPFSLETFVSMPVWSVVGWTGLFGLGCLLVALLAVVPAEVGKVPMDIAEAKTEILEGLICEYSGRNLAMFKLAFSLRTLVMCAVVVSLFFPWTVGLRLGLQGPMLFMADFLFFWVKVFLMQVIGVTTIRTAFGRFKIWQASQFYWFHIAGLSLAGMVLLSLDVIL; this is encoded by the coding sequence ATGACCCTTATTCAATTCAAGGTTCTCGCGGGAATCGGCCTGCTGTTTTTCTCGCTCCTCGTCTCCCTTCTCTACGAGGGAGTCGACAGGATAATCCACGCTCGGATGCAGCTCCGGTTGGGGCCGCCGCTTTTTCAGCCCTTTTACGATATCCTCAAACTGCTGGGCAAGGAGAACATCGTGCCTCGCAGGGCCATTCCGTGGGCCTTCAACGGGGCCCCCTGGGTCTCGGCCGCCGCCGCGATGATGATCCTCCTTTACGTTCCCATGGGTTCATTGCCTCCACTATTAACAGGCAGCGGCGACCTGATCCTTATCCTCTATCTGCTTGGACTGTCGGCGGTGGCCCTAGCTGTGGGAGGGTTTGCCAGCGGCTCCACCTACGCCAACGTCGGTGCCCAGCGCGAGATGACCCTAATGATGAGCTACGAACTGCCCCTGGCGGTGGTCATCATCACGCTGGCCTGGTTCTCCTACCGTACAGGGATGCCCGGCGACCCCTTCAGTCTAGAGACCTTCGTGAGCATGCCCGTCTGGAGCGTCGTGGGGTGGACGGGACTTTTCGGCCTGGGTTGCCTGCTCGTTGCCCTCCTGGCCGTGGTTCCCGCAGAGGTGGGCAAGGTGCCCATGGATATAGCCGAGGCCAAGACTGAGATCCTCGAAGGACTCATCTGCGAGTATTCCGGCCGTAACCTGGCCATGTTTAAACTCGCCTTTTCCCTGCGGACGCTGGTCATGTGCGCTGTAGTGGTGTCCCTCTTTTTTCCCTGGACCGTCGGTCTCCGCCTTGGACTCCAGGGGCCGATGCTCTTCATGGCGGACTTCCTTTTCTTCTGGGTGAAGGTCTTCTTGATGCAGGTCATAGGCGTGACGACGATACGAACGGCCTTCGGCCGGTTCAAGATTTGGCAGGCGTCTCAATTTTACTGGTTTCACATCGCGGGCCTGTCCCTCGCCGGGATGGTGCTGCTGTCCCTCGACGTGATCCTTTAG